In Rutidosis leptorrhynchoides isolate AG116_Rl617_1_P2 chromosome 2, CSIRO_AGI_Rlap_v1, whole genome shotgun sequence, one genomic interval encodes:
- the LOC139893763 gene encoding uncharacterized protein, with protein sequence MGKSGGVTTAKRKKGRPSLADLKKRAALEEEEEQQLQNEKRRSTRGNPNFAAEDQMTKKSIMMTLMMNEKRKKLKLVIRLPQLDQQSDLIRSSPVKQVSCGSDSIADVDNRKINSGSGGIVTSSQADVVYLI encoded by the exons ATGGGTAAATCCGGCGGAGTTACGACGGCGAAGAGGAAAAAGGGCCGTCCATCACTCGCAGATCTAAAAAAACGAGCAgcacttgaagaagaagaagaacaacaatTACAAAATGAAAAGCGTAGATCAACTCGCGGGAACCCTAATTTCGCAGCCGAAGATCAAATGACGAAGAAGAGTATTATGATGACGCTGATGATGAACGAGAAGAGAAAAAAATTAAAATTAGTTATTCGGTTACCTCAATTGGATCAACAATCTGATTTAATTCGATCTTCACCGGTTAAGCAAGTTTCATGTGGTTCTGATTCGATCGCTGATGTTGATAATCGTAAAATCAACAGCGGATCTGGTGGTATAGTTACTagttctcag GCAGATGTGGTGTATTTGATCTGA